GATATAATCATATATCTGAAATAACTCTCTAGGCCTGTCCAAGAACTCCAAAATTTCCACTTCTATTTCCTGAATAATTTTTCGGTTAAGATCAATCATCTTATCAAGTTCGTATTTTGTCATTGGATCACCATGAGAGGGAACATAAAGGCGATAGTTTGTCTTCTCCAAAAAATCTAATGTATCAAGTTCTCTTTCAATGCATTTGTGAAAAGGTACTTTGTGACTTGCCATTCTCTTCGGACAAAAGAGGCTATCTGCAATAAAAAAAGCATCCTTAAACAGGACCCCTATCTGACCCAGGGTATGACCCGGCAAGTCAAATAACTCAAACCTAATCCCAAATAACTCATGCTCACCCTGCTCTAAGACTCTATCAACAGGAACCGGCTTGTCTGCCAAAAAATGTTCATTCTGTAAAAAGCTTAAAGGGTAAACCCCATGGGACATCCCCATTGTGCCCAATATTGGATATTTAACTACAGCCTCCTCAATCGGGGAGGAAATTATCTCTACACCTTTTTCAAATAGAAAGTCATGTCCACCAAAGTGATCTACATGTGCGTGGGTAGTAATTACACCTTTTATTTCAATTCCATTATTAAAAGCAAACTTAATAACATCTCTTGCAGATTTTTCTCTGTAACTGTCGATCATAAGACCATATCCATCTTTTGTTATCAGTCCTATATTTGTATCTCCCGGTAGAATAAATACACCCTTCATCAGTTCCTTCATGTTTACCACCTACCAATTATCTCCACTTTAACAGTCTTTTAATAGGCCTTATTTTCCCAAGAAAAGAAGATAAACCCTTTTCTTTTACTAGTTCCATATAACGCTGTCTGCTTCTATTAATCCCGGGAGCAAGAATCAAACCTAATCTTTTATCTTTTTTATATAAAGGGGCTTTTAGCGCCACTCTTTCACCATCTTGTCTAATTATATCAAAACGAAGATGAGGACTACTAGCATAAATCATAGTGCGAAAATCTTCTTCACTAGACACTGGAAAATGATTAACAAGTTTGATTGTATCTCCAGGTTTTACACCCATTTTGTAAGCTAAGCCATCAGAATAAACATCTAACACTTTAACCCCTTCACCTTGGTTAAAATAAATTGGCTCTTTTTCAAACTCTTCATTTTTCCCTTTTATAATCAAAAGCTCATGACCAATAGGAGAAAACAAAACCCCAAGAAGGGTAATTGGTGAAAAAAATACTGAAGCTATACCTAAACCTAATAAGATCAAGCTGTACAATGCCAGATACTTCCCTGCCCATCTGGTTTTCTCTTTAGGTGTTGTCGATACAGATAAATCACCGTATCCAAGTATTGCAGCCACAGGAAGTAAAAAAAACATCCCCGATGCCTCTTCTACTCCGGTACCAAATAAAGGCCACCATTCTGGCATATTTATCACTGCTTCAGATGCTCTTGCCACATCATCAGGTGCACGAGATATAAGCCCCACAAAAGGCAAAGGCCAAAATTTTTGTAGACTAAAACCTCCTACAACACCTTTTTGTTCATGTTTAACATAAAGAGGGCTAGGTCCTATAGAGCCGCTCAATAAAATAAGAACTGCTTCCGTAAGGTGCAGCAGCGCTATCAATGAAATTAAACCTGGAATATCAATCGATATAAGTGCATTAATAATATTTACTTCTGCCAAAACAGGCCAAAACTCGGTAAGTAAAGAAAAGAAAAGACTCAAAATGCCAACCACACCCCCGCCATAGGCAAAACACATATAGCGGGGATGAATTAACATCATTAAAATCACAATAGGCAGTACAAAAACTATTCCTATAGACATCAAATTAATGCCAAGGCTAACCATAATTAGACTGACTAGCAGTCCTGCTCCTATACCAAAAAAAGCAGAAATTAAAGTTTGTCGCAGCGGACTATTTTTTGAAGTACCAAATAGTTCCCTCTCTCTGCCAGCCATCTTTTTATACTGGCTAAATACCAGGATCATAATGACCCAAAATAAAATATGAATAAGATAAAAGGGATAAGTTTGTAATATCGTTCTAGCGATTAATGCCAGCGGAAAATCTGCCATTTAATCAACCTTTCCTGTTAAAATCTCCATAGCTTTTTCCATGAATTCGTCATCTTCATCTCTCAAATCATCTAACTTGTTTTGTAGCTCTATCATAACCCGGTTATTAGCTACTCCATCCTCAATTATACCCGAATCCCTTTGGAAGCTCTTTAGAGCATCTTCAGTCTCTGTATCAAAGTTCCCGTCTACTTCACCCTCATAATAATCCAAAAACTCCAATATACTCTGAAGCGTCTTAACCATTTCTCCTTCATCACCATAGGACAAGTCTTCTGTTATAGGTTCTTCTCCTAGTTGAAAAGATTTTGGACTGTCCATTTTCACGTCGGGTGTAAGTCCTTTTTCGTGAATATCTGTACCATCAGGGGTTTGATATCTCCCCATAGTATATCTTAATCCTCCACCATGTTTCAGATGCATTACATTTTGCACAGACGCTTTACCAAAGGTTTCTGTTCCCACAATAGTTGCAGCTCCAGTATCCTGAAGGGCTCCTGCCAAAATCTCCGAGGCACTAGCACTTACCTCATTAACCAAAACGACAATTGGCTTATCAAAAATGCCACCATCTGATTCATAAGATTTAAGTTTTTCATCACGTCCCATAACATGGACTATTGGGCCCTCGGGAACTAACAATTCGCCCACTTCAATAGCGGCATCTAATAGACCTCCAGGGTTATTTCTTAAATCTAAGACCATTCCTTCTACTTCATTATCTAATAGCTCATCTAGAGTAGTTTCAAGCTCACCAGCAGTAGTGCCAGTAAAGTTTTTAATCTGTACATAACCATACCTATCTTCAAGGTAATCATGTTCCACAGAACTCATCTCTATCTCTTTTCTTTCAATGACAAAGGAATGCTCTTCTACTTCATCATAGGCCACCTGTCTTTCTGCTTTCACTTCTACTTCTGATCCTTCGGGACCCCTGATCATATTCACTACTTCATCAAGATCTTTACCCACGACGTCTTCATCATCAACTTTTACTATTCTATCACCTGATTCTAACCCTACATCATCTCCAGGTGTTCCGGCTATTGGAGCAAGGACCTTGACATAATCCCCATCTTGATATACTTCAATTCCAATACCGCTGTAACTTCCCTCTGTTTGTATCATCATACTTTCTAAGTCAGAGGGAGTCATGTATCCTGTTTGTGGATCATCTAGCTTTTCAAATAATCCATCAAGAGCACCTTCTATTAGTTCTTCCCTATTGACCTCTTCATAATAATCACTTTCCAATACTCCCAATATTTCTTTGAACAACTCCACATCATCAGCAGAATTATCAGGTGCACTCATAAAACCAGACATTCCACCGGCTGCTATATTGCCAAAGATGAGTTTTGTCGCACCAAAGGTGAACAGATTAGTAACTATTAGGAGCACTAAGACTAGAATAATCTTTTTTGCTCTCATAAATTTTCACCACCTATAATAATATATATGAAATACTGCTGAAATAAAACCGGCTTTTTTTAAAAGCCGGTTTTTTCTCTAAATATAACTATATTGTAACATATTATTTTGATTTATTGTAAATATTCCATCGGATTAGTGTGTTCTCCATTAACCAAAACTTCAAAATGAAGATGCGGACCAGTCGCAGTTCCAGTAGCCCCTATTCTGGCTATTGTCTCCCCCCTGGAAACTTCTTCACCTTCTGAAACCAGGTTTTCACTGTTGTGTGCATACAAAGTAGAATACCCATCACCGTGGTCAATTATCACTATTCTACCATATCCACTTTGTAAAGAACCGCTG
The Natranaerofaba carboxydovora genome window above contains:
- a CDS encoding MBL fold metallo-hydrolase gives rise to the protein MKELMKGVFILPGDTNIGLITKDGYGLMIDSYREKSARDVIKFAFNNGIEIKGVITTHAHVDHFGGHDFLFEKGVEIISSPIEEAVVKYPILGTMGMSHGVYPLSFLQNEHFLADKPVPVDRVLEQGEHELFGIRFELFDLPGHTLGQIGVLFKDAFFIADSLFCPKRMASHKVPFHKCIERELDTLDFLEKTNYRLYVPSHGDPMTKYELDKMIDLNRKIIQEIEVEILEFLDRPRELFQIYDYIFEKRNMHPPNGSLYFLLQNTILSYLSHLERKGDITTNAYDRKLYWQRNTNRKG
- a CDS encoding PDZ domain-containing protein gives rise to the protein MADFPLALIARTILQTYPFYLIHILFWVIMILVFSQYKKMAGRERELFGTSKNSPLRQTLISAFFGIGAGLLVSLIMVSLGINLMSIGIVFVLPIVILMMLIHPRYMCFAYGGGVVGILSLFFSLLTEFWPVLAEVNIINALISIDIPGLISLIALLHLTEAVLILLSGSIGPSPLYVKHEQKGVVGGFSLQKFWPLPFVGLISRAPDDVARASEAVINMPEWWPLFGTGVEEASGMFFLLPVAAILGYGDLSVSTTPKEKTRWAGKYLALYSLILLGLGIASVFFSPITLLGVLFSPIGHELLIIKGKNEEFEKEPIYFNQGEGVKVLDVYSDGLAYKMGVKPGDTIKLVNHFPVSSEEDFRTMIYASSPHLRFDIIRQDGERVALKAPLYKKDKRLGLILAPGINRSRQRYMELVKEKGLSSFLGKIRPIKRLLKWR
- a CDS encoding S41 family peptidase translates to MRAKKIILVLVLLIVTNLFTFGATKLIFGNIAAGGMSGFMSAPDNSADDVELFKEILGVLESDYYEEVNREELIEGALDGLFEKLDDPQTGYMTPSDLESMMIQTEGSYSGIGIEVYQDGDYVKVLAPIAGTPGDDVGLESGDRIVKVDDEDVVGKDLDEVVNMIRGPEGSEVEVKAERQVAYDEVEEHSFVIERKEIEMSSVEHDYLEDRYGYVQIKNFTGTTAGELETTLDELLDNEVEGMVLDLRNNPGGLLDAAIEVGELLVPEGPIVHVMGRDEKLKSYESDGGIFDKPIVVLVNEVSASASEILAGALQDTGAATIVGTETFGKASVQNVMHLKHGGGLRYTMGRYQTPDGTDIHEKGLTPDVKMDSPKSFQLGEEPITEDLSYGDEGEMVKTLQSILEFLDYYEGEVDGNFDTETEDALKSFQRDSGIIEDGVANNRVMIELQNKLDDLRDEDDEFMEKAMEILTGKVD